Proteins from one Clostridium cellulovorans 743B genomic window:
- a CDS encoding C45 family autoproteolytic acyltransferase/hydolase, with amino-acid sequence MNKKLKVLEVSSNPIERGLQIGEENAFLIKEFVSMVHENYRELCGGILEIEEVREHLGKCLDISQKFAPDLYIELEGIAKASNVAIDDIIFINSFLELINFRFPKTCKEIFGCTSLGVANDNEDNKKVYVAQNYDMEKYYKDYITLIKIKERETDTLLITFAGVLGCIGFNSCGIGLNINYLQANDLGTGILYPFVVRKALQQNRIGDALGAITTGFKASGMNYLLSDSLGNIFDIEMAGKDFDILQMKDGFMSHSNHYKSEKLIKKDMMAYDLSLDSSFSRRGSTIIREHVCNKLLNKRKESFVLEDIKNILTDHTNYPYSICKHGDLNEDKYRGNETVFSSIFDLESREAHIAIGTPCKSDYFKYKL; translated from the coding sequence ATGAATAAGAAGTTAAAGGTACTTGAGGTGAGTTCTAATCCTATAGAAAGAGGACTTCAGATAGGAGAAGAAAATGCATTTCTTATTAAGGAATTTGTAAGTATGGTCCATGAAAATTATAGAGAATTATGTGGAGGAATTTTAGAGATAGAAGAGGTAAGGGAACATTTAGGTAAGTGTTTAGATATATCCCAAAAGTTCGCTCCAGATTTATATATAGAATTGGAAGGTATAGCAAAGGCTTCTAATGTTGCAATAGATGATATTATCTTTATTAATTCATTTTTAGAGTTAATAAATTTTAGATTTCCAAAAACATGTAAAGAAATATTTGGGTGTACAAGCTTAGGGGTAGCTAATGACAATGAGGACAACAAAAAAGTATATGTTGCTCAAAATTATGATATGGAAAAATATTATAAAGATTATATAACATTAATTAAGATCAAGGAAAGAGAGACAGATACATTATTAATAACTTTTGCAGGAGTTTTAGGATGTATTGGATTCAATAGTTGCGGAATCGGATTAAATATAAATTATTTGCAGGCAAATGACTTAGGAACTGGTATATTATATCCATTTGTTGTGAGAAAAGCACTACAACAAAATAGAATAGGTGATGCTTTAGGAGCTATAACAACTGGATTTAAAGCTAGTGGAATGAACTATCTGTTATCAGATTCATTAGGGAATATATTTGATATAGAGATGGCAGGAAAAGACTTTGATATTCTTCAAATGAAGGATGGGTTTATGTCTCATTCAAATCATTATAAAAGTGAGAAGCTAATAAAAAAAGATATGATGGCATATGATCTGAGTTTAGATTCTTCATTTTCAAGAAGAGGAAGTACCATAATAAGAGAACATGTTTGCAATAAATTATTGAATAAAAGAAAAGAAAGTTTTGTCCTAGAAGATATAAAGAACATCTTAACAGATCATACGAATTATCCTTATTCAATCTGTAAGCATGGTGATCTTAATGAAGATAAATACAGAGGAAATGAAACTGTATTTTCTTCTATATTCGATTTGGAAAGCAGAGAGGCCCATATTGCCATCGGTACTCCATGTAAATCAGATTATTTTAAATATAAGTTGTAG
- the wecB gene encoding non-hydrolyzing UDP-N-acetylglucosamine 2-epimerase — translation MNKIFLIVGVRPHFVKISSLLKELEKNFNVVLIHTCQHYDYNMSTTFFEDLGIRNPDYMLVQDNVMENEKFFGMSIEICKLINKEWPKCILVIGDSNTPLAAALAGKISNVKVAHIEAGVRNYDENMVEEANRTLIDRISDIYFTTTKGCIENLKRENINNNIFFVGDLLLEAINKTNKTNTYKKDVVNTVGFYSGYILLTMHRKENTSNKNYIREVMESLNEMNYKVIFPMHPKVKSIFLEDKELKEYFDNEKILLIDAVNHEDIVKLIENSQVVVTDSNGIQRESYFLKKPCIILRTSTEVKETLKNNCAVIIGNNITKMKHYIDYYMENPKLIYELDQFGGDGVSEKISKILYEYLENSEKNSANY, via the coding sequence ATGAATAAGATATTTTTAATAGTAGGGGTTAGACCACATTTTGTTAAGATTTCTTCATTGTTGAAGGAACTAGAGAAAAATTTTAATGTTGTATTAATTCATACATGTCAACATTATGACTATAATATGTCAACGACCTTCTTTGAGGATTTGGGAATACGAAATCCAGATTATATGCTAGTTCAAGACAATGTAATGGAAAATGAAAAATTTTTCGGCATGAGTATAGAAATATGTAAGCTAATAAATAAAGAATGGCCTAAATGTATTTTAGTTATAGGTGATTCTAATACACCATTAGCAGCTGCTTTAGCGGGAAAAATATCTAATGTTAAAGTTGCACATATAGAAGCAGGAGTGAGAAATTATGATGAAAACATGGTTGAAGAGGCAAACAGAACGTTAATAGATAGAATTTCTGATATATACTTCACAACAACAAAAGGATGCATTGAAAATCTTAAAAGAGAGAATATAAATAACAATATATTTTTTGTAGGAGATCTTTTACTTGAAGCAATAAATAAAACTAACAAAACCAATACTTATAAAAAGGATGTTGTAAATACAGTAGGATTCTATAGCGGATATATATTATTGACAATGCATAGAAAGGAAAATACTTCAAACAAAAATTATATAAGAGAAGTAATGGAAAGCTTAAATGAAATGAATTATAAAGTCATATTTCCAATGCATCCTAAAGTAAAATCAATTTTTTTAGAAGATAAAGAGCTTAAGGAGTATTTTGATAATGAAAAAATACTTCTAATTGATGCTGTTAATCATGAAGATATAGTGAAGCTAATTGAAAATTCACAAGTTGTGGTTACAGATTCAAATGGAATTCAAAGGGAGTCATATTTTTTAAAGAAGCCATGCATTATCCTTAGGACATCTACAGAGGTAAAGGAAACATTAAAAAATAACTGTGCAGTGATTATAGGAAATAACATTACAAAAATGAAGCATTACATTGATTATTATATGGAAAATCCTAAATTGATATATGAGTTAGACCAATTTGGGGGAGATGGAGTTTCAGAAAAAATATCAAAAATACTTTATGAATATTTAGAAAACAGTGAAAAAAATTCAGCTAACTATTAG
- a CDS encoding Gfo/Idh/MocA family oxidoreductase produces the protein MNANRNNNLEIAVVGGGKWGNVIIQHLEKLLESGLIGRIHIIAGSNYESILDKYKGENKLIYKKDQLMSVLDNEKVTHVMIITGFYTHYELVKTVLNKKKHVFVEKPFVITIEQAIELNSIASSKKLCLQVGFQYKYDKRFEFINQLIQNQELGHINDVHINMINKIKNTKSSTELTVVENIVSHQLSIIQKLFGYSEFSDVSLEIIDENYIKLSFKYGDIKVRLNASSSYMKNSNIREIKIMGSDKQLYLDFDNQNVNFSYIDSKSYENVDLENYKDKIDLSPSSLECEIIHFIKSNYEENEYLENEQIVSITNEINLKLHEKILERARKNNEESNAFKEEVLNIISEESDISNLRSIRDRKLLWNYESILKNVSNAIEILSEKPYISAREMGSKLGIALEEVKDIYKVIRKSKVSQQRIINSDNYDYYNGLRLLKNESAEVTFFIGINCPYKCYFCQSVIWQNDNERKSNKYAYTSSDLITFKEIDMVFDYLYKMKNDGRHSTIKISGGLEPLTDYKRVEYIIAKAKKYNIPVKLFTNGFLINTLKNKEALFNLKEIRISLNAINSDEYAFNYARRKSDFSILKNNIEELVKEKKNLNSEVLIGIKSVITEDNVRNMAILAKQALEMGINFIDFSCDFSTGASEKLSILVKQQVELINELTADTTFKVFVGGSLFKNNIFSNKPYGDYVAKELIYYKVFIDPAGFIVPFHDDAFPKGEKRDLFDFSTSLGRIGQYEKFEDIFNRDMSKLKPKSYKLLNPFELMLSLELQRRSKDYEDGISLYDIPYNI, from the coding sequence GTGAATGCTAATAGAAATAATAATTTAGAGATAGCTGTAGTTGGTGGGGGTAAGTGGGGAAATGTTATTATTCAACACTTAGAAAAGTTACTAGAGTCAGGTTTAATAGGAAGGATACATATAATAGCAGGTAGCAATTATGAAAGTATCTTGGATAAATATAAAGGTGAAAATAAACTCATATATAAGAAAGATCAGTTAATGAGTGTACTGGACAATGAAAAAGTGACTCATGTTATGATTATAACTGGATTTTATACGCACTATGAATTGGTTAAAACTGTTTTAAATAAAAAGAAACATGTTTTTGTGGAAAAACCATTTGTTATAACAATAGAACAAGCTATTGAATTAAATTCTATTGCTTCAAGTAAAAAACTATGTTTGCAAGTAGGCTTCCAATATAAATATGATAAGAGATTTGAATTTATTAATCAGTTGATACAAAACCAAGAACTAGGACATATAAATGATGTTCATATCAATATGATTAATAAAATAAAAAATACAAAAAGTTCTACTGAATTGACTGTAGTAGAGAATATAGTTTCCCATCAATTAAGTATTATACAAAAGTTATTTGGATATAGTGAATTTTCAGATGTTTCATTAGAAATAATAGATGAAAACTATATTAAATTAAGTTTTAAATACGGAGATATAAAAGTAAGGTTAAATGCATCATCTAGTTATATGAAAAATTCTAATATTAGAGAAATAAAAATCATGGGTAGTGATAAACAATTATATTTAGATTTTGATAATCAGAATGTAAATTTTAGTTATATTGATAGTAAAAGTTATGAAAATGTCGATTTGGAAAATTACAAAGATAAAATAGATCTTTCACCTAGTAGTTTAGAATGTGAAATTATACATTTCATCAAATCAAATTATGAAGAGAATGAATATTTAGAAAATGAGCAAATAGTTAGTATAACTAATGAAATTAATTTGAAATTACATGAAAAGATTTTAGAGAGAGCTAGGAAAAATAATGAAGAAAGTAATGCATTCAAAGAAGAGGTACTTAATATTATATCTGAAGAGTCTGACATAAGTAATTTAAGGTCGATAAGAGATAGAAAGTTGCTATGGAACTATGAAAGCATTTTGAAAAATGTTTCAAATGCTATAGAAATATTATCAGAGAAACCCTATATTTCAGCAAGGGAGATGGGGAGCAAATTAGGAATAGCACTAGAAGAAGTTAAAGATATATATAAGGTAATAAGGAAAAGCAAGGTTAGCCAACAAAGAATAATTAATAGTGATAATTATGATTATTACAATGGATTAAGATTACTAAAAAATGAAAGTGCAGAAGTTACATTTTTTATTGGAATTAATTGTCCCTATAAGTGTTATTTTTGTCAATCTGTAATTTGGCAAAATGATAATGAGCGTAAGTCTAATAAATATGCGTATACTTCCTCAGATTTAATAACTTTTAAAGAAATTGATATGGTATTTGATTATTTATATAAAATGAAGAATGATGGTAGACATTCAACTATAAAAATATCAGGTGGTTTAGAGCCTCTAACAGATTATAAGCGAGTTGAATATATAATAGCAAAAGCAAAAAAATATAATATACCTGTAAAATTATTTACAAATGGATTTTTAATTAACACATTAAAAAATAAAGAAGCCTTATTTAATCTTAAGGAAATAAGAATAAGCTTAAATGCGATAAATTCTGATGAGTATGCCTTTAATTATGCAAGAAGGAAATCAGACTTTTCAATATTGAAAAATAATATTGAAGAGTTAGTAAAAGAAAAGAAAAATTTAAACTCAGAAGTTCTTATAGGGATTAAATCAGTAATAACTGAGGACAATGTAAGAAATATGGCCATATTAGCAAAACAAGCTTTGGAAATGGGCATTAACTTTATTGATTTTAGCTGTGATTTTAGTACCGGAGCTAGCGAAAAATTGTCTATATTAGTAAAGCAACAAGTGGAATTAATTAATGAATTAACTGCTGATACCACTTTTAAAGTATTTGTAGGAGGCTCTTTATTTAAAAATAATATATTTTCAAATAAGCCATATGGAGATTATGTAGCGAAAGAGTTAATATATTACAAAGTATTTATAGATCCAGCAGGTTTTATTGTACCATTTCATGATGATGCATTTCCAAAGGGAGAGAAAAGAGATTTATTTGACTTTAGTACAAGTCTTGGAAGAATAGGACAATATGAAAAATTTGAGGACATATTCAATAGGGATATGAGTAAATTAAAACCTAAAAGTTATAAATTATTAAATCCTTTTGAACTAATGTTAAGCTTAGAATTACAGAGGAGAAGTAAGGATTATGAAGATGGAATAAGTTTATATGATATACCCTATAATATATAG
- a CDS encoding nucleotide sugar dehydrogenase, which produces MEEFYEKLNQEIISKKSIIGVIGLGYVGLPIVESFVKSGFQTIGFDIDDEKIKKLIQNESYITDFTDKDIEKINEFNRFYPTNKFDKISQCDVLIICVPTPLKEDKLTPDLTFLNNSLKSIGENIRRGTLVVLESTTYPFTTSEVVVPYLEKLGLKVGDDVFVAFSPERINPGVEKFKFSSTPKIVGGKTERCKQIATALYGCVIDKVVPVSKPEVAEMAKLLENTYRYINIALVNEIETFCSEMDIDIYEVIEAASTKPFGFEKFYPGPGVGGHCIPIDPFYYKWYANEKNFETLLIDAAFEINANRPKNVFNKAMMRMKGVKNSIITVLGVAYKKNINDLRESSAIELIEMLINNGYEVRFSDAFCNKILIKADGKSCEMLSVDFNEELLEKSGLIIIHTDHDYFNYELLNKYKEKIIDTRYALSKFENEDRLVYKDIVCKDKDVYFERQI; this is translated from the coding sequence ATGGAAGAATTTTATGAAAAACTTAACCAAGAAATAATTAGTAAGAAGTCTATTATAGGTGTTATAGGGCTTGGATATGTCGGATTACCAATAGTAGAGAGTTTTGTAAAGAGTGGATTTCAAACAATAGGTTTCGATATTGATGATGAAAAGATAAAAAAATTGATTCAAAATGAAAGTTATATTACTGATTTCACAGATAAAGACATTGAAAAGATCAATGAGTTTAATAGATTTTATCCTACAAATAAATTTGACAAAATTTCTCAATGCGATGTTTTGATAATTTGTGTACCAACTCCATTAAAAGAAGATAAGCTTACTCCAGATTTAACTTTTTTGAACAATAGCTTAAAATCAATAGGAGAAAATATAAGGCGTGGAACATTAGTTGTTTTAGAAAGTACAACATATCCATTTACAACATCAGAGGTTGTTGTTCCTTACTTAGAAAAATTAGGACTTAAAGTAGGTGATGATGTATTTGTTGCTTTTTCTCCAGAGAGAATAAATCCTGGGGTTGAAAAGTTTAAGTTTAGTAGCACACCTAAAATAGTAGGAGGTAAAACTGAAAGATGTAAACAAATTGCTACAGCATTATATGGATGTGTAATTGATAAAGTTGTTCCAGTTTCTAAACCTGAAGTTGCAGAAATGGCTAAATTACTAGAAAACACATATAGATACATTAATATCGCACTAGTCAACGAGATAGAAACATTTTGTAGTGAAATGGATATAGATATTTATGAAGTTATTGAAGCTGCAAGTACAAAACCCTTTGGATTTGAAAAGTTTTATCCAGGACCGGGGGTTGGCGGGCATTGCATTCCTATAGATCCTTTCTATTACAAATGGTATGCTAATGAAAAAAACTTTGAAACATTATTAATAGATGCAGCTTTTGAAATTAATGCTAATAGACCTAAAAACGTTTTCAATAAAGCGATGATGAGAATGAAAGGGGTTAAAAATTCAATTATAACTGTATTAGGAGTAGCTTATAAGAAAAATATCAATGATTTACGTGAATCATCAGCGATAGAGCTTATAGAAATGTTGATTAACAATGGATATGAAGTTAGATTTTCTGATGCATTTTGTAATAAAATTTTAATTAAAGCAGATGGCAAAAGTTGTGAAATGTTATCAGTTGATTTTAATGAAGAGCTATTAGAAAAGAGCGGCTTAATAATTATTCATACAGATCATGATTATTTTAACTATGAATTGTTAAATAAGTATAAGGAAAAAATTATTGATACAAGATATGCCCTTAGTAAGTTTGAAAATGAAGATCGACTGGTTTATAAAGATATAGTTTGTAAAGATAAGGATGTTTACTTTGAACGCCAAATATAA
- a CDS encoding MFS transporter, whose product MRYSNKKINTFKNNLILPKSFYIVIIGDSISRIGDYIYQLGIPIYILSLTGSPLWMATSFAIQQCAIIFSGLLSGTVVDRSNPKKVLVYNALLQTILIAVIPILHKLSMINIYFILIDGFFLTASGFLYKTAINSLIPNIVKKERLPLASSQISLSKFISKTIGPTLAGIVISVISPINSLWIDGISFLLVFVLMKFVDFNDEVKIQIKDKNTIKSFTRDLQEGFKIVLGTDFIFSLVILNFMLNIGYVSMFSMFIYHLSEILNFQSQTIGLIYSADGLAVIMAGFLLPIIMKKIMNGKLIIYCSAIMGLCILSLGYISSGLLVGGIFGIIMYCSQTINRVMYTLWQMNISKEQLGRVFSISSTLESLSVPLAGMISGIIVENYESFTLFKISGIIIILSTLLCTIFTKVTQIDNRIVYEKNTMLK is encoded by the coding sequence ATGAGATATAGTAATAAAAAAATTAATACATTTAAAAATAATTTAATATTACCCAAATCTTTTTATATTGTTATAATTGGAGATTCAATATCAAGAATAGGAGATTATATTTATCAACTTGGTATACCGATTTATATTTTATCTCTTACGGGTTCTCCGTTATGGATGGCAACTTCATTTGCGATACAACAATGTGCCATAATTTTTTCGGGATTATTATCTGGAACTGTTGTAGATAGAAGTAATCCTAAAAAAGTATTGGTATATAATGCACTTTTACAAACTATACTTATTGCTGTTATTCCTATTTTACATAAGTTATCTATGATAAACATATATTTCATTCTTATAGATGGTTTTTTTCTAACAGCTAGCGGATTTTTATATAAAACTGCGATAAATTCATTAATACCTAATATCGTAAAAAAAGAAAGATTACCATTAGCTTCATCTCAAATTTCATTATCAAAATTTATTAGCAAAACTATTGGACCAACTTTAGCTGGGATAGTAATTTCTGTGATATCTCCTATTAATAGTTTATGGATTGACGGTATTAGTTTTTTATTAGTATTTGTATTAATGAAATTTGTTGATTTTAATGATGAGGTAAAAATACAGATTAAAGATAAAAATACAATAAAGAGTTTTACAAGAGATTTACAAGAGGGATTTAAAATTGTTTTAGGAACAGATTTTATATTTTCGCTGGTTATATTAAACTTTATGTTAAATATAGGATATGTTTCAATGTTTTCTATGTTTATATACCATTTAAGTGAAATTTTAAATTTTCAATCTCAAACAATAGGTTTAATTTATTCGGCAGATGGTCTAGCCGTAATAATGGCAGGGTTTTTATTACCTATCATTATGAAGAAAATTATGAATGGTAAATTAATTATATATTGTTCTGCAATAATGGGGTTATGTATTTTGAGTCTAGGTTATATTAGTAGTGGACTATTAGTTGGAGGAATATTTGGAATCATAATGTATTGTAGTCAGACAATTAATAGAGTAATGTATACATTGTGGCAGATGAATATATCAAAAGAACAACTTGGAAGAGTTTTTAGTATTTCATCTACGCTTGAAAGTTTGTCAGTTCCACTAGCTGGTATGATTTCAGGTATTATTGTAGAAAATTATGAGTCTTTTACTTTATTTAAAATAAGTGGGATAATAATTATACTTTCGACTTTGCTATGTACTATATTTACTAAGGTAACTCAAATAGATAATAGGATTGTTTATGAAAAGAATACGATGCTTAAATAA
- a CDS encoding ATP-grasp domain-containing protein, translating into MTKKNILILNTTPYNKYLKDGDFIINKEKYNIFIISNKKRINELNSKDFKEIFCCEMNEEDKILQISCEINNKNKIDHVIALSEKTVLIAAKIRDHLHIKGMGYNETVPFRDKYVMIEKLNDKGIKVPDFSIITSYEEALNFFNKYKKIIFKPRLGIGSQSVQVIESKESLEKVFEYIGNNIYSYIMEEFIEGTMYCCDTIIQNGNIKLCNVTKYLGSTLDFSSKNSLGFVVEDDIRILDKIERFNEDVIKSLNMKDGVTHHEMFLNENNEIVFCEIACRIGGGNLVEEFEIMYGLNLYECSICLELGEKLPKYKKNSICAGFIMFYYKDGEINEISYGDLLYNKWIKSYEIFAQTGNKALVAKHSTDTAAYFIVTGENSNDVTNKLTSIKNQFNISYVNN; encoded by the coding sequence ATGACTAAAAAAAACATCTTAATATTAAATACAACACCATATAATAAATATTTAAAAGATGGTGATTTTATAATTAATAAGGAAAAATACAATATATTTATTATTTCAAACAAAAAAAGAATAAATGAATTAAATTCAAAAGATTTTAAAGAAATATTTTGCTGTGAGATGAATGAAGAAGATAAGATATTGCAGATTTCTTGTGAAATAAACAATAAAAATAAAATTGATCACGTAATAGCATTATCTGAAAAAACAGTACTTATTGCTGCGAAAATTAGAGATCACTTACACATAAAGGGAATGGGGTATAATGAAACAGTACCATTTAGAGATAAATATGTAATGATTGAAAAATTAAATGATAAAGGTATAAAAGTTCCTGACTTTAGTATTATAACTAGCTATGAAGAAGCATTAAATTTTTTTAATAAGTATAAAAAAATAATTTTCAAACCAAGGCTTGGAATTGGGTCACAAAGTGTACAAGTTATTGAGAGTAAAGAATCTCTTGAAAAAGTTTTTGAATATATAGGAAATAATATATATTCTTATATAATGGAAGAGTTTATTGAAGGTACTATGTATTGCTGCGATACAATTATACAAAATGGAAATATAAAACTTTGTAATGTAACAAAATATCTAGGTTCAACTTTAGATTTTTCATCTAAAAATAGTCTCGGATTTGTAGTAGAAGATGATATACGTATTTTGGATAAAATAGAACGGTTTAATGAGGATGTAATAAAATCGTTAAATATGAAAGATGGAGTTACTCATCATGAGATGTTTTTAAATGAAAATAATGAAATAGTTTTTTGTGAAATAGCTTGTAGAATAGGAGGCGGAAATTTAGTTGAAGAATTTGAAATTATGTATGGACTTAACCTCTATGAGTGTTCAATTTGCTTGGAATTAGGAGAAAAACTACCTAAATATAAAAAAAATAGCATTTGTGCAGGATTTATAATGTTCTATTATAAAGATGGAGAAATAAATGAAATCTCATACGGGGATTTGCTTTATAATAAATGGATTAAATCTTATGAAATATTTGCTCAGACAGGAAATAAAGCATTGGTAGCAAAACACAGCACAGACACTGCTGCTTACTTTATAGTAACAGGAGAAAATAGTAATGACGTAACTAATAAGTTAACTAGTATTAAAAATCAATTTAATATATCATATGTAAATAATTAG
- a CDS encoding DUF1015 domain-containing protein, whose translation MKNIGIKIPEILLPYNQVDYFKWAIVACDQFTSQPDYWSEVEKIVNDEVSTLNLIFPEVFLKQNEEDIEKRIQIINDTMEEYLQKNILERQKPGFIYTERTTKESGKRKGLILSVDLEKYEFQKGSKSLIRATEDTIIERLPPRVKIRKNASIEIPHIMLLIDDPKDSIFSIISDNLNSLEKLYDFDLMKGGGNLKGYSVQNSKVIDKIIEGFSELATEEVFKKKYNTEEDVLLFAVGDGNHSLATAKLHWENIKKNSINENLLDHPSRYALVEVVNLHDSGLKLSPIHRVIFNIDEENLYKNLLKYLENRNVEFNSTDVEDIRNISEDKINSNEFIFTTNNYNKVLRINNMEESLIVTIVEDFIQNFIKNNLKADVDYIHGEEETIKLARVKNNAGIILPSIEKSSLFKTVINDGKLPRKTFSMGEANEKKYYVESRMIK comes from the coding sequence ATGAAAAATATTGGAATCAAAATTCCTGAAATCTTATTACCATACAATCAAGTTGATTATTTTAAATGGGCTATTGTAGCGTGTGATCAATTTACTTCACAACCAGATTACTGGAGTGAAGTGGAGAAAATTGTTAATGATGAAGTTTCTACATTAAATTTAATTTTTCCAGAGGTTTTTTTGAAACAAAATGAAGAAGATATTGAAAAAAGAATACAAATTATTAATGACACAATGGAAGAATATTTGCAAAAAAATATTTTAGAAAGGCAAAAACCAGGCTTTATCTATACTGAAAGAACTACAAAAGAGTCTGGGAAAAGAAAGGGACTTATATTGTCGGTTGATTTAGAAAAATATGAGTTTCAAAAAGGTTCGAAATCATTGATAAGAGCTACAGAGGATACTATTATTGAAAGACTTCCGCCAAGAGTAAAAATAAGAAAAAATGCTTCAATTGAAATACCGCATATAATGTTGTTAATAGATGACCCGAAAGATAGTATTTTTTCTATAATTAGTGATAATTTGAATTCCTTAGAAAAACTTTATGATTTTGATTTAATGAAAGGTGGAGGAAACTTAAAAGGATACAGTGTTCAAAATAGCAAAGTTATAGATAAAATTATCGAAGGTTTTTCAGAATTAGCAACTGAAGAGGTATTTAAGAAAAAATATAATACAGAAGAAGATGTATTATTGTTTGCAGTAGGAGATGGAAATCATTCATTAGCAACTGCAAAATTACATTGGGAAAATATTAAGAAAAATAGCATAAATGAAAATCTATTAGATCATCCTTCAAGATATGCATTAGTGGAAGTTGTCAATTTACATGATAGTGGATTAAAACTATCGCCTATACATAGAGTAATATTTAATATTGATGAGGAAAATTTATATAAAAATTTATTGAAATATTTAGAAAATAGGAATGTTGAGTTTAATTCTACAGATGTAGAAGATATCAGAAATATTTCCGAGGATAAAATCAATTCTAATGAATTTATCTTTACTACTAATAATTATAATAAAGTATTGAGAATAAATAATATGGAAGAATCTCTTATTGTAACAATAGTTGAAGATTTTATACAAAATTTTATAAAAAACAATTTAAAAGCAGACGTTGATTATATACATGGAGAAGAAGAGACAATAAAATTAGCAAGGGTGAAAAATAATGCTGGAATTATTTTACCATCAATAGAAAAAAGCAGTTTATTTAAAACAGTTATTAATGATGGAAAACTACCAAGAAAAACATTTTCTATGGGTGAAGCTAATGAAAAGAAGTATTATGTAGAGTCTAGAATGATAAAATAA